One genomic window of Polyangium aurulentum includes the following:
- a CDS encoding SGNH/GDSL hydrolase family protein, with the protein MNKNAIVQLSVTLGLLVASSDALANTITQNTSWTIDQSASTTKYRVVAYGDSIFAGYNGSLSSVDRRAAPMVQGEYLSNAWGTDVEVIRRTKSGAKADDIYNNKIIAERSYMQAANTRVVSFEMCGNDFLQARDAFASQSGTCSYSALDTALANCTKYQELAMQAINQYATSAKKKQIMNIYYPGYDADNALSSCTDGTGKQVNKQNAMFPRLVRSNWRACNFAAQYGFDCIDAFANFMGADYDTNGDGKIDSDGLKWVAGESEDAYVTRITNTLRSTIRDSNTHFVNSSTSYDYILSDNTHPTYSGSTISVGIFGGTGSGTGAPAYSAASGSKNSIWNLYGHERAGWAHALLNPLSP; encoded by the coding sequence GTGAACAAGAATGCCATCGTCCAGCTCTCCGTGACCCTGGGGCTGCTCGTGGCGAGCAGCGACGCGCTCGCCAATACGATCACCCAGAACACCTCGTGGACCATCGATCAGAGCGCGAGCACGACCAAGTATCGTGTCGTCGCTTACGGCGACTCCATCTTCGCGGGCTACAACGGCAGCCTCTCCAGCGTCGACCGTCGCGCGGCCCCGATGGTGCAGGGCGAGTATCTCTCGAACGCGTGGGGCACCGACGTCGAGGTGATTCGCCGCACGAAGTCGGGCGCGAAGGCCGACGATATCTACAACAACAAGATCATCGCCGAGCGCTCCTACATGCAGGCGGCGAACACGCGCGTCGTCTCGTTCGAGATGTGCGGCAACGACTTCCTGCAGGCGCGCGACGCCTTCGCGAGCCAGTCGGGCACGTGCAGCTACTCCGCGCTCGACACCGCCCTGGCCAACTGTACCAAGTACCAGGAGCTCGCGATGCAGGCCATCAACCAGTACGCGACGTCGGCCAAGAAGAAGCAGATCATGAACATCTACTACCCGGGCTACGACGCCGACAATGCCCTGTCGAGCTGCACCGATGGCACCGGGAAGCAGGTGAACAAGCAGAACGCGATGTTCCCGCGCCTCGTGCGCTCGAACTGGCGCGCCTGCAACTTCGCCGCGCAGTACGGCTTCGACTGCATCGACGCGTTCGCCAATTTCATGGGCGCCGATTACGACACCAATGGCGACGGGAAGATCGACTCCGACGGCCTCAAGTGGGTCGCTGGCGAGTCCGAGGACGCGTACGTCACGCGCATCACGAATACCCTGCGCTCGACCATTCGCGACTCCAACACGCACTTCGTCAACTCGAGCACGAGCTACGACTACATCCTCTCGGACAACACGCACCCGACGTACTCGGGCTCGACGATCTCCGTCGGCATCTTCGGCGGCACGGGCTCGGGCACCGGCGCGCCGGCCTATTCGGCGGCGAGCGGCAGCAAGAACTCGATCTGGAACCTGTACGGCCACGAGCGGGCCGGCTGGGCGCACGCGCTCCTCAATCCCCTGAGCCCCTGA
- the lnt gene encoding apolipoprotein N-acyltransferase, with amino-acid sequence MKNAFEPFTRWLYARRARVRMASLLGGALAAAIMLRLCSRMEAPWFAFAFVALVPWLFALDRARKLREVALGAIAMSVLFVGCVFPWLPDAAQRYSDGSSFFLWIVMLLLAPLLEPQFITFALVRHVVRRAPGQRAALLAALAAACAYVATELFLPKLFFDTLGIALYPSLHLRQAADIVGVHGLTLFVLLVNEAIWASIRPWTSASEPQETRARRSLVPLALALGLVLACYGYGFVRNAQITARTAAAPARVLGLVQASITNYDKLRAEKGAFETVRTILDTHYALSDELGKRERLDLLVWPETVYPTTYGAPKSEAGAAFDAEIAEYAKSRGVPLVFGAYDIEGGREFNAAFFLSPSAEGRPSASSYRKRMLFPLTEWVPSSIDSEWLREWMPWSGHWERGPGPRVVALPLRDGSRISVVPLICYDVLFSDYVAEAAGMGADLIVTISNDSWFPDDRAPRLHLASAAFRSVETRLPQVRATNSGISAMITPTGQIIAETGWEKRQTLVASLAGAGRGATLAVTLGRYLGYATLAAALLVLVQSILRTRAAPQPAKVIEEEGRKRGKRGRGRNTRSEKTPR; translated from the coding sequence ATGAAAAACGCGTTCGAGCCCTTCACGCGCTGGCTCTACGCCCGCCGCGCGCGCGTCCGCATGGCGTCGCTCCTCGGCGGCGCGCTCGCGGCGGCGATCATGCTCCGCCTCTGCAGCCGCATGGAGGCGCCCTGGTTCGCCTTTGCATTCGTGGCGCTCGTGCCCTGGCTCTTCGCGCTCGACCGCGCCCGCAAGCTGCGCGAGGTCGCGCTCGGCGCCATTGCCATGAGCGTGCTCTTCGTCGGCTGCGTCTTCCCCTGGCTCCCCGACGCGGCGCAGCGCTATTCGGACGGCTCGTCGTTCTTTCTGTGGATCGTGATGCTCCTGCTCGCGCCGCTGCTCGAGCCCCAGTTCATCACGTTCGCGCTCGTGCGGCACGTCGTTCGCCGCGCCCCTGGCCAAAGGGCCGCGCTTCTCGCCGCGCTCGCCGCCGCGTGCGCATACGTCGCGACCGAGCTCTTCCTCCCCAAGCTCTTCTTCGACACGCTCGGGATCGCGCTCTACCCGTCGCTCCACCTGCGCCAGGCGGCCGATATCGTCGGCGTGCACGGCCTGACCCTCTTCGTCCTCCTCGTCAACGAGGCGATCTGGGCGTCGATCCGCCCGTGGACGAGCGCGTCCGAGCCGCAGGAAACGCGTGCCCGCCGCAGCCTCGTTCCCCTCGCTCTCGCGCTCGGCCTCGTCCTCGCTTGCTACGGCTACGGGTTCGTCCGCAATGCGCAGATCACCGCGCGCACAGCGGCCGCCCCCGCCCGCGTCCTCGGGCTCGTGCAGGCCAGCATCACCAATTACGACAAACTGCGGGCCGAGAAGGGCGCGTTCGAGACGGTGCGCACGATCCTCGACACGCATTACGCGCTCTCCGACGAGCTCGGCAAGCGCGAGCGGCTCGATCTGCTGGTCTGGCCGGAGACCGTTTACCCGACGACCTACGGCGCCCCCAAGAGCGAGGCGGGCGCCGCATTCGACGCAGAGATCGCCGAATACGCGAAGAGCCGCGGCGTCCCCCTGGTCTTCGGCGCCTACGACATCGAGGGTGGACGCGAGTTCAACGCGGCGTTCTTCCTCTCGCCCAGCGCCGAGGGGCGGCCCTCCGCGTCGAGCTATCGCAAGCGGATGCTCTTTCCGCTCACCGAGTGGGTCCCCTCGTCGATCGACTCGGAATGGCTGCGCGAATGGATGCCGTGGTCGGGCCACTGGGAGCGAGGTCCGGGGCCTCGGGTCGTCGCGCTCCCGCTCCGCGACGGGAGCCGAATCTCCGTCGTGCCGCTCATCTGCTACGACGTCCTCTTCTCCGATTACGTGGCCGAGGCGGCGGGGATGGGCGCGGACCTCATCGTCACGATCTCGAACGACTCCTGGTTCCCCGACGACCGCGCGCCGCGCTTGCACCTCGCGTCCGCCGCATTCCGCAGCGTCGAGACCCGCCTGCCGCAGGTGCGGGCCACGAACTCCGGAATCTCGGCCATGATCACGCCGACGGGCCAGATCATCGCCGAGACGGGCTGGGAGAAGCGCCAGACCCTGGTGGCGAGCCTCGCGGGCGCGGGGCGCGGGGCGACGCTCGCGGTCACCCTGGGCCGGTATCTCGGATACGCGACGCTCGCGGCGGCGCTGCTCGTCCTCGTGCAATCGATCCTGCGCACCCGCGCCGCGCCGCAGCCGGCGAAGGTCATTGAAGAAGAAGGACGAAAACGAGGTAAGCGGGGACGAGGCCGAAATACGCGATCAGAAAAAACCCCTCGATGA